The nucleotide window CGGCACGCCGCGCGGCGGCCTGAGGGGTGGTCGTGGTCGGTCATGACGGTTACCTCCGGGCTCACCCGCGCCGCGCCGAGCACCGCCTGGGCCTGACCGGCGCACCACGTTCGGCCGAGTTTGCGGCTCATCACATCTATGGCACCCCCACTGAAAGCGACCGCGCCCGGACCGGCCGCCCGACACGACGGCCACCACCCCAAGGCCACCCGCCCGGCCCAACCTCCCGGGCCCCGGCGGGGTCACGGGGTCACCGCACGGCGGACCGCAGCAGCCCGCGGCGCGCCCGGTTCCGTATCGACGTTCGAGGGGTGCCGGGCCCGCACCGTTGCCGAAACGCACCGGTTCGAGTCGTAATCCCGCACACCCCCTTCCCAACCCCTACTGTGACGCGCGACACTCTCGGGCGCATGAGATCGCCCACCACACCTTCAGAAGTGAGGGCACGTCATATGTCCCTTAAGGATGATCTGACGGCGGTTGAACGCAGCCTGGACCATCTCGCCCGGTCGGTGGGGAAGCTGGAGGCGCAACTCGGCGCCGGCCTGGACATCCGCCGGGTCCGCAGCGACACGGACCATCTGCGCGAGAGTCTCGGCCTGCTCAAGCAGAGCGCGGCGGCCGGCGGGCCCCGGCGCCAGGGTGCGGCCACCGTCGAGATGGTGACGATCTCCGACGCCCCCTACAACTCCGCGCTGTGGACCGACGCGGAGGACGAGGGCCTGGGCTCCAGGAACGGCCACGCGCCCTGAGCGGCCGTGGCACGAGCCCCACCGTCCGCCCCTCATCCCGTCCCGCCCCGCCCCGGCCGCGCGCCTTCCACCGCCGCCCGGACGGAGCGCCCTTCACGGAGACCGACGTTGGCCACTGGCACCGAACCCTCCTCGCACACCGACGCGACCGGCGTGCACTCCACCTCGCGCGCCGCCATCCCCGCCCGCCATCTGCGCACCGACCGCTGGTGGCTGGCCCCGGCCTGCACCGCCGCCGGGCTGCTCGCGTTCATCGTCTACTCGACCTGGCGGGCCTTCGCGAACGCCGACTACTACCACGCGCCCTATGTCTCGCCGTTCTACTCGCCGTGCCTGGCGGAGAACTGCCACACCATGCGCGGCGGCCCCAACTGGGAGCTCTTCGGCAGCTGGTGGGGCCTGTCCCCCGCGCTGCTCATCCTGATCTTCCCGCTGGGTTTCCGGCTGACCTGCTACTACTACCGCAAGGCCTACTACCGGGGCTTCTGGGCCTCGCCGCCGGCCTGCGCGGTCGCCGAGCCGCACAAGAAGTACACCGGTGAGACCCGCTTCCCGCTGATCCTGCAGAACATCCACCGCTACTTCTTCTACTTCGCGGTGCTGGTCGCCGGCGTACTGACCTACGACACGGCGCTGACCTTCCGCGACGAGAACTACGCCTGGGGTCACATGGGCCTGGGCACCCTGATCTTCCTCGCCAACATCGTGCTGATCTGGGCCTACACCCTCTCCTGCCACTCCTGCCGGCACATCGTCGGCGGCCGGCTGCGGCACTTCTCCCGGCACCCGGTGCGCTACCGGCTGTGGGGCTGGATCGGCAAGCTCAACGCGCGGCACATGCAGCTGGCGTGGTCCTCGCTGATCAGCGTGGCCGTCGCGGACTTCTATGTCTTCCTGCTGGCCAGCGGCGCCCTCGCCGATCCGCGCTTCTTCTGACGAGCGCCCCTCCCCTTCTCCTTGTGCAACAGCAACTCCTTTGACAGTTCTTCTACGGAAAGGTGTGCCCCGCGATGGCGCATGTGGACCGGCAGGCATGGGACGTGGTCGTGGTGGGCGCGGGCGGCGCCGGACTGCGCGCCGCCATCGAGGCCCGCGAGGCCGGCATGCGCACGGCCGTGATCTGCAAGTCCCTGTTCGGCAAGGCCCATACGGTGATGGCCGAGGGCGGTATCGCGGCCAGCATGGGAAATGCCAACGCGCACGACAACTGGCAGGTCCACTTCCGGGACACCATGCGCGGCGGCAAGTTCCTCAACCACTGGCGGATGGCCGAACTCCACGCCCGGGAGGCCCCGGACCGGGTCTGGGAGCTGGAGACCTGGGGCGCGCTCTTCGACCGCACCGCGGACGGCCGGATCTCCCAGCGGAATTTCGGCGGCCACGAGTACCCGCGGCTGGCGCATGTCGGCGACCGTACGGGCCTGGAGCTGATCCGTACCCTCCAGCAGAAGATCGTGGCGCTCCAGCAGGAGGACGAGCGGGAACTGGGCGCGTACGACGCCCGGCTGAAGGTCTATCAGGAGTGCACCGTCACCCGGATCCTCAAGGAGCCGGCCGGCGGCCCCGGCGCAGGCTCCGGGCAGGTCGCCGGCGCGTTCTGCTACGACCGGGAGTCCGGCCGCTTCTTCGTGCTGGAGGCTCCGGCGGTGGTGCTGGCCACCGGCGGCATCGGCAAGTCCTTCAAGGTGACCTCGAACTCCTGGGAGTACACCGGTGACGGCCATGCGCTGGCGCTGCTGGCCGGGGCGCCGCTGATCAACATGGAGTTCGTGCAGTTCCACCCCACGGGCATGGTCTGGCCGCCGTCGGTCAAGGGCATCCTCGTCACCGAGTCGGTCCGCGGCGACGGCGGGGTGCTGCGCAACAGCGACGGCAAGCGCTTCATGTTCGACTACATCCCGGACGTCTTCAAGGAGAAGTACGCGGAGACCGAGGAGGAGGGCGACGGCTGGTACGAGGATCCCGAACGCCACCGCCGCCCGCCCGAACTCCTCCCCCGCGACGAGGTCGCCCGCGCCATCAACGCCGAGGTCAAGGCGGGCCGCGGCTCCCCGCACGGCGGCGTCTATCTGGACGTCTCCACCCGGATGCCGGCCGAGGTCATCCAACGCCGGCTGCCCTCGATGCACCACCAGTTCAAGGAACTGGCGGATGTGGACATCACCGCCGAGCCGATGGAGGTCGGCCCGACCTGCCACTACGTGATGGGTGGGGTGGAGGTCGACCCGGACACCGCGGCGGCGACCGGCGTACCGGGGCTGTTCGCGGCCGGTGAGGTGGCCGGCGGCATGCACGGCTCCAATCGCCTCGGCGGCAACTCACTGTCCGACCTGCTGGTCTTCGGCCGCCGGGCGGGGCTGCACGCGGCCGCGTACGCGGCCGCGCTGGACCGGCGGCCGGTACCCGACCCGCTGCAGATCGACGCGGCGGAGGCGGAGGCGCTGCGTCCCTTCAGCGCCGAGGGCGGGCAGGAAGCCGGAGAGGACGCCGGCCGCGAGACGGGTCCGGCGGAGAACCCGTACACCCTGCACCAGGAGCTCCAGCAGGCGATGAACGACCTGGTCGGCATCATCCGCAGGGAGAGCGAGATGTTCGAGGCGCTCAAGCGGCTGGCCGATCTGCGGGTGCGGGCCCGCCGGGCCGGCGTCGAGGGCCACCGGCAGTACAACCCGGGCTGGCACCTCTCCCTCGATCTGCGGAACATGCTGCTGGTCAGCGAGTGTGTGGCGCGGGCGGCGCTGGAGCGGGAGGAGAGCCGCGGCGGGCACACCCGCGACGACCATCCGGCGATGGACCGCGGCTGGCGCAACATCAATCTGGTCTGCGAGGTCGCCCACCCGCAGGGCGAGGCGCGGACCGCGGACCCGGCGCTGGGCCAGATCCGGCTCTCCCGGCGCGAGACCCCGCCGATCCGCCGCGATCTGCTGGAGTTGTTCGAGAAGGACGAGCTGGCGAAGTATCTGACGGACGAGGAGCTGAGCCGGTGAGCGTGTCGCAGGAAGAGCAGCGGTCGGGCGTCTACCAGGCGCATTTCCGGGTGTGGCGGGGCGATGAGCACGCCGGCGGCCTGGCGGACTACTCGGTCGAGGTGCACGAGGGCGAGGTGGTGCTCGACATCATCCACCGCCTCCAGGCGACCCAGGCCCCCGATCTCGCGGTGCGCTGGAACTGCAAGGCGGGCAAGTGCGGTTCGTGCAGCGCGGAGATCAACGGCCGGCCGCGGCTGATGTGCATGACCCGGATGTCGGTCTTCGACCGTACGGAGACCCTCACGATCACGCCGATGCGGGCCTTCCCGGTCGTCCGCGACCTGGTCACGGACGTGTCCTTCAACTACACCAAGGCCCGGGAGATCCCGGCGTTCGTCCCGCCCGCGGAGCTGGCCCCCGGCGAGTACCGCATGCAGCAGGAGGACGTGGGGCGGTCCCAGGAGTTCCGCAAGTGCATCGAGTGCTTCCTGTGCCAGGACACCTGCCATGTGGTGCGCGACCACGAGGAGAACAAGACCGCCTTCGCCGGTCCGCGCTTCCTGATGCGCATCGCCGAGCTCGACATGCATCCGCTGGACGCGGCGCCGGAGTCCGGTCTCGACCGCAAGGCCACCGCGCAGGACGAGCACGGGCTCGGCTACTGCAACATCACCAAGTGCTGCACCGAGGTCTGCCCCGAGCACATCAAGATCACCGACAATGCGCTGATCCCGCTCAAGGAGCGCGCCGCGGACCGTAAGTACGATCCGCTGGTGTGGCTCGGGAACAAGATCCGGCGCCGCGGCGAGTGAGCGGGCGGGGCGGGCCCCCGGGCGCCGTCCCGGTCCCGCCCCGGCTCCTCAGAACAGGCTCAGCAGCGCTTCCGCCGGGTCCACCGCGGGCGACTCCCCGTCGGGCAGGGCGAGTTCGAACCACACGGTCTTGCCGCGCGGGGTACGCCGGCTGCCCCAGCCCTCGCTGAGCAGACCGACCAGCTGCAGCCCGCGGCCGCCCTCGTCGGTGTCCCGGGCCCGGCGCCGGCGCGGCTGGGCGAGATCGGCGTCCCAGACCTCGCAGACCAGGGTGCGGTCCAGCAGCAGCCGCAGCCGGATCTCGCCGTGGCCGTGCCGCAGCGCATTGGTCACCAGCTCGCTGACCAGCAGCTCGGTGGTGTCGACCAGGCCCTGCAGGCCCCAGTCGGTGAGCTGGTCGCGGGCCAGCTCCCGGGCGCGGGCCACCGAACGGGCCTCCGGCGCCAGATTCCAGTCGCCCACCGCGTCCTTGGGCAGCCCCTGCACCCGCGCCATCAGCAGCGCGATGTCGTCCTCGCCGTGCGAGGTGTCCATCGCGCTCAGCACGTGGTCGCAGGCGTCCTCCAAGTCCTCCAGCGGGCGGTCGGCGCCCGACAGGGCCCTGCGGAAGGCCTGCAGCCCCTCGTCCAGCGGATGGTCGCGGGACTCCACCAGGCCGTCGGTGTAGAGCGCCAGCAGCGCACCGTCCGGCAGCTCGACCTCGATCTCCTCGAACGGCTCGCCGCCGACGCCGAGCGGCATCCCCGGGGGCACGTCGAGCAGCAGCGCGTCCTCGCCGTCCTCGACCAGCACCGGCGGCAGATGCCCGGCGTTGGCGAACGTACAGCGCCGGCTGATCGGGTCGTAGACGGCGTAGACGCAGGTGGCGAGGTAGACCTCGGAGAGATCGGCGGTACGCGCCGAGCGCCTGGGCTCGGCGCCCTCCGGGGCCCCGGACCGGCCGCGGGCGCTGCGGGCGGTGGACCGGCCCTCGCCGTCGCCGCCGAGCCCGCGGGCGATCTCGTCCAGCGCCGAGAGCACCTCGGCGGGCTCCAGGTCCAGCAGCGCCAGGGTCCGTACGGCGGTGCGCAGCTCCCCCATGGCGACCGCGGCGCGCAGTCCGCGCCCCATCACGTCGCCGACCACCAACGCGGTGCGGTGGCCGGGGAGTTCGATGACGTCGAACCAGTCGCCGCCGACCTCGGTCGCGGTGGTGCCGGGCAGATAGCGGCAGGCGATGTCCAGGCCGGCCGCCTCGGGGTCGCCGGGCGGCAGCAGGCTGCGCTGCAATATCAGCGCGCGCTCGTGCTCACGGCGGTAGAGGCGGGCGTTGTCGATGCAGACCGCGGCGCGCGCGGCCAGCTCCACGGCGAGCGCGGTGTCCCGCTCGCCGAACGGCTCGCTGCCCTTGGTACGGGAGAACTGCACCAGCCCGACGACGGTGTCCCTGGCGACCATCGGGACGGCGAGGGTGGACTGCACCACCGCGCCGAACTCCGGCCCCCCGTCGTCGCTCTCCCGGCCCGGGATGATCTGCGCATGGCCGGTCCGCAGGGCGCCCGCGCAGGGGGAGTTGAAGGGGTAGCGGTGGACGGCGCCGACCGCGACCGGGTCCGGTGTGCCGCCGGGGACGGCGGGGGAGGTGGCGAGCGGGGCGTCCGAGACGGCGCTGGCGAAGGCGACCCGGCGCAGCTCCGCGCTGCCGTCGCTCATGCCGGGCGGGGCCTCGTCGCCGGCGAGCAGCCCCTGGTAGAGGTCCACCGAGGCCAGGTCGCAGAACTGCGGGACGGCGACGTCCAGGAGGGTGCGGGCGGTGGTCTCCAGATCGAGGGAGTTGCCTATCCGGGCACCGGCCTCGTTGAGCAGCGCGAGGTTGCGGCGGGCGTTGGCGGCCTCGCGCTCGGCCCGGCGCCGGCCGGTCACATCGGCGGCGAGCGCCGCGACGCCGATCGGCCGGCCGCTGGCGCCGTGCAGCCGGTAGAGCGAGACCGACCAGCGGCGCCGGTCGCCCTCGCCGCCGGCCAGGCCGACCAGTTGCATCTCGGCGACCGGCTCGCCGGTGTCCAGGACGCGGCGCAGGGCGGCGGTCATCCGCTCGGCCTCGCTGCGCGGCAGGAAGTCGTGCGGGCCGCAGCCGCGGTACTTGCTCGCCGGGCCGCCGAAGACGGTGGCGAACCGTTCGTTGACCCGCAGCAGCTTCAGGTCCGTGCCGAACAGGGTGAATCCGATGGGAGATTGACCGAAAACGGCCTGCGAAGCGGCGAGATCGGTTTCGATGCCGCGCAGCGCCCGGACGTCGACGACGAGACAGACCGCGGCGCGCTCACCGTCCTCGTTGCGCGAGGGCATCACATAGATCTCGGCGAGCCCGTCGGTCACGCCGTCCGCTTCCCTGCGGTAGGGCACCAGGCCGGTCCACTCCCGGCCGTCGAGTATCTCGGACACCTTGCGGTGGCCGGTGTCGCGCAACTCGCTGGGCACGAAGGCCTCTACGGGGTCCTTGCCGAGGGCGTAGCGGGCGGGAATGCCGAGCATCTGCGCGGCCCGCTCGCTCCACTGGTCGATCCGGCCGTCGGGGCCGAGCGAGAAGGAGGCCACGCGGATGTAGTCATAGATCGATCCGGGCCGGCTGCTCTGCCACACGGGCGCGCCCGCCGGCTCGCCCGCGCGCGGGCGGCCACCTGGGTCGCCCGGGCAGTCCACACCACCCTGATCCTCGCCCTGTGCGGGTTCTGCCCCGCCAGATGACATCTCGCTCACGAGCCCCGTCCCCTCCAGCTCATCGTGCCCGGACCGGACCAGCCTGAGTATCCAGCACCTCGGCAATCCGGAACACGGTCTTCACGATCACAGCACAGTCTCGATCGCAGGCCATCGACAGAATGTCGATGAAATGGCAACGATCAGGACTTCATCTGTCTCCTAACCAGCCACCGACAGCTCGAACCACACAGTCTTGCCACTCTTTCCACGCCGGGTCCCCCAGCGCCGCGAACTGCACGCGACCAGCTGCAATCCACGGCCCCCCTCGTCGTCGGGCGCGGCGTCACGCTCCTGCGGCGGGTCGGGCAGCGGATCGGAGACCTCGACGAGCAGCCCGCCGGTACTCAGCAGCACCATGCGGACCCCGATCGGCCCGCTCGCGTGGCGCAGGGAGTTGGTGACGAGCTCGCTCACGAGTAGTACGGCCATGTCGGCGGCGCCGTTCAATCCCCAGTCGGCCAGCACCCGGCGGACCACGGTGCGGGCGGTGCGCACGGCGCCGGGGTCGGCGGGAAAGCTCCATTCGGCGGTGGGGGAACCGGTGGCCTTGCCGCGCCTGCGGGCATTGCCGGAGACCGGCTCCGGGACCTCTGCCGCTGCGCTGTCGCTCACGCCGATCACATCCCAGCCCGATGACTCCCCCGTCACATTCCACGTATGGAAGGGGTCATTCAGGACATACCCGATATCCCGCGCGAAGTACCGCATGCGGCGGTGCACTGTGGCACAAATGAAACATATCGGCGCGGTGGACCGGAGCGCCGAGACGGGCGGTCACGGGCACGGGAGCGGCCCGGGGCGCGCGGGTGCGCGCGGCGGGCCCAAAGGGCGGTGCCGGGGCGGTCGCGGGCCGCCAACGGGGCGCT belongs to Streptomyces sp. NBC_01454 and includes:
- a CDS encoding fumarate reductase/succinate dehydrogenase flavoprotein subunit; its protein translation is MAHVDRQAWDVVVVGAGGAGLRAAIEAREAGMRTAVICKSLFGKAHTVMAEGGIAASMGNANAHDNWQVHFRDTMRGGKFLNHWRMAELHAREAPDRVWELETWGALFDRTADGRISQRNFGGHEYPRLAHVGDRTGLELIRTLQQKIVALQQEDERELGAYDARLKVYQECTVTRILKEPAGGPGAGSGQVAGAFCYDRESGRFFVLEAPAVVLATGGIGKSFKVTSNSWEYTGDGHALALLAGAPLINMEFVQFHPTGMVWPPSVKGILVTESVRGDGGVLRNSDGKRFMFDYIPDVFKEKYAETEEEGDGWYEDPERHRRPPELLPRDEVARAINAEVKAGRGSPHGGVYLDVSTRMPAEVIQRRLPSMHHQFKELADVDITAEPMEVGPTCHYVMGGVEVDPDTAAATGVPGLFAAGEVAGGMHGSNRLGGNSLSDLLVFGRRAGLHAAAYAAALDRRPVPDPLQIDAAEAEALRPFSAEGGQEAGEDAGRETGPAENPYTLHQELQQAMNDLVGIIRRESEMFEALKRLADLRVRARRAGVEGHRQYNPGWHLSLDLRNMLLVSECVARAALEREESRGGHTRDDHPAMDRGWRNINLVCEVAHPQGEARTADPALGQIRLSRRETPPIRRDLLELFEKDELAKYLTDEELSR
- a CDS encoding succinate dehydrogenase/fumarate reductase iron-sulfur subunit; this translates as MSVSQEEQRSGVYQAHFRVWRGDEHAGGLADYSVEVHEGEVVLDIIHRLQATQAPDLAVRWNCKAGKCGSCSAEINGRPRLMCMTRMSVFDRTETLTITPMRAFPVVRDLVTDVSFNYTKAREIPAFVPPAELAPGEYRMQQEDVGRSQEFRKCIECFLCQDTCHVVRDHEENKTAFAGPRFLMRIAELDMHPLDAAPESGLDRKATAQDEHGLGYCNITKCCTEVCPEHIKITDNALIPLKERAADRKYDPLVWLGNKIRRRGE
- a CDS encoding SpoIIE family protein phosphatase, with amino-acid sequence MSSGGAEPAQGEDQGGVDCPGDPGGRPRAGEPAGAPVWQSSRPGSIYDYIRVASFSLGPDGRIDQWSERAAQMLGIPARYALGKDPVEAFVPSELRDTGHRKVSEILDGREWTGLVPYRREADGVTDGLAEIYVMPSRNEDGERAAVCLVVDVRALRGIETDLAASQAVFGQSPIGFTLFGTDLKLLRVNERFATVFGGPASKYRGCGPHDFLPRSEAERMTAALRRVLDTGEPVAEMQLVGLAGGEGDRRRWSVSLYRLHGASGRPIGVAALAADVTGRRRAEREAANARRNLALLNEAGARIGNSLDLETTARTLLDVAVPQFCDLASVDLYQGLLAGDEAPPGMSDGSAELRRVAFASAVSDAPLATSPAVPGGTPDPVAVGAVHRYPFNSPCAGALRTGHAQIIPGRESDDGGPEFGAVVQSTLAVPMVARDTVVGLVQFSRTKGSEPFGERDTALAVELAARAAVCIDNARLYRREHERALILQRSLLPPGDPEAAGLDIACRYLPGTTATEVGGDWFDVIELPGHRTALVVGDVMGRGLRAAVAMGELRTAVRTLALLDLEPAEVLSALDEIARGLGGDGEGRSTARSARGRSGAPEGAEPRRSARTADLSEVYLATCVYAVYDPISRRCTFANAGHLPPVLVEDGEDALLLDVPPGMPLGVGGEPFEEIEVELPDGALLALYTDGLVESRDHPLDEGLQAFRRALSGADRPLEDLEDACDHVLSAMDTSHGEDDIALLMARVQGLPKDAVGDWNLAPEARSVARARELARDQLTDWGLQGLVDTTELLVSELVTNALRHGHGEIRLRLLLDRTLVCEVWDADLAQPRRRRARDTDEGGRGLQLVGLLSEGWGSRRTPRGKTVWFELALPDGESPAVDPAEALLSLF
- a CDS encoding ATP-binding protein, giving the protein MIGVSDSAAAEVPEPVSGNARRRGKATGSPTAEWSFPADPGAVRTARTVVRRVLADWGLNGAADMAVLLVSELVTNSLRHASGPIGVRMVLLSTGGLLVEVSDPLPDPPQERDAAPDDEGGRGLQLVACSSRRWGTRRGKSGKTVWFELSVAG